CGTTGCTGGGCTTCCACGCGGATATTGTTCGTAAGACGTTGAATGTCAGCGACCAGTTCCGGCTGTTATTTGGGATCTCTTTTGGTTATCCCGATCGTGATGCCCGTGGTCATAACGTGCGTATGCCGCGTATTCCGGTAGAACAAAGCGTGGTGATTCATCGCTAATTCGGGTGACGGGCAGGCCGCAGATTCAGAAAGAATTTTTGCGGCCGGTAAAGCTAAAAACCCGCAGGCGATTAAATTCGGCTGCGGGTTTAGGTATGCGATTAATCCAGCAGGCAACGCTGGTTAGGGCGCAGCGGCTGTGGCGGATCGGTATCCATCATTTCCCGCAGGTTGCGCTCGATGGTGTTGGCAATTGAGTTCAGCGCCAAATCGTTTGGCGCACTGCCAAATGGATCTTCCAGCTCTTCCGCAAGAGAATCCAAAGCAATAAAGGTGTAGGAAATAAACACCGATACAAATGGCGTCAGCCAGATCAGGTTTGGTACCAGTGCAAACGGCAGCATCATGCAGAACAAATAAACCGTGCGGTGCACAATAAGGCTATAGGCGAACGGAATCGGCGTATTGGAAATACGCTCACAGCCCCCAAGAATCACCGAAAGCTGATTGATATTGGTATCAATGCTTTGAAAGCTAATATCGCTGATTTTCCCCAGATGGCGCTGGGTTCCCAGCCATTCGCCGATTTTAAGCAGTAGAGAGTTACAAATAGACTGCCGGGTGCCGAGCTCAGCGCAGAGATCCGCTGGCAATAGCCGATGCATATCCGCCGTAGGATCGCTACCGCGCAGCTGGTGTTTCATGCAATAAGCAAAGGCAATCAGCAGGTTACTGAATTCACGATTACGGCTGATATTTCCGGGCATCAGGCTTTTCGCCTGGCGCATCAGCGATCGCTCGGTAATCAGCAAAGACCCCCAAAGGTAACGCGCTTCGGTAAAACGGGCGTAGCTGGCGTTATTACGAAAGCCCAGGAAGATTGCGATGGATACCCCAAGCAGGCTAAATGGCGCCATGGTTAGCGTGATGTCTAGCGTCCGATGCCAGATGTAACATAGCACCACGACCCAGGCGAAAATGAAGTTTACGCTCAGTCGAAACAGAATCTTAGGTAATACCGAGCCATGCCAGACAAACAGGCGACGGAACCAGTGTTGAGGTGGTCTAACGATCATATCTATGGTGAGAAAAGTGAAAAACGAAAAAACCTGAGACGGACTTTTAAAACCAACTGCGATTACCAGCGCCGAATGAAAGTGTCACAAAACGGTGCCAGGGACTAAAAGTGAGACAGGAGCTTACGATAGCAACATCTTTGTATCTACTTGTTGCATCGGCGATGCATTTTATGCCCGTGAGCAACTAACTGCAAGCAATGCTAATGTTTCACGGCCCTCCTCACCGCCCTTTTTATTAACAAGATTCCCCGTTTGATTTATCGAGGATTGAACAACTCCCCGCTATGCTCGGGCTGGCGTAGATTTTGAGCAGGCTATAACCAATTTTACGCGATATGGCAGTCATTAGCGTTTGTTAGTAAAACCTTAAATAACGCTAATTTTACGTAACCAAAGCCTTCTGGCGACTGGTGTTAACAGGGTTTCCATTTTATTATGGCGAATTGTCTGACTGACACTTTTTACGGCAGGCACGGCCCGTAACTGTAAAAACACTTTACAATCGGAAAATAAATATTTTTGGTGCATTTATGAAAAAGCTCTTCCTCTTTGCGCTGGTAAATGTGCTGTTATCCGCACTAATATCAATTAGATATTTCCTTGTACCAGGCGCCCCGATTACATTCATGGCAACCGCCTTTTCAGTGCTGGCAGTACTTAGTAACTTCTTTGTTCTATACCTGATCCTTTATTTGATTTGCTCACCATTAGTTTTCATCAATAAAATAGTTCGCAATATTATTGTTTCGATTCTATTTGGTTTTTCGCAAATCCTGTTATATGTGGATACCGTTGTTTTTGAACAATATCGTTTCCACATTAACCAGTCCGTATTAACGCTGGTGCTTTCCGGGCAGGTGGTGGACTTCTCCCTGGCCACATATGGCCTGGTGGCGCTCATCTTCGCCGTTGCCTTTGCCGTTGAAATGTTCTTCCTGACGATGATTGACCGCAAAATCTCTGCGTCTTCAGGAAAGAAAATCATCGTTGGCTCCAGCATCTTCACTGTCATCGCGCTGCTTATCACGAATATCGGTTACATGATTTCCTTTTACTATTCATACTCGCCAATTATGAGCGTGCGTGAATATGTACCGCTCTATTATCCATTAACGTCCAAAGCTATCATGGGCTTTTTTGATAAAGATGGCGGAAAGAACCGGGTAAAAACAATTTCCGATTATAGTAAACATCTCGATTACCCATTAAAAAATCTGGTTATTAATCCTAATACCCAAAAACCAAAAAATATTATGTTCCTGGTGGTCGACTCCTGGCGTTACGACACATTTACCAAGGAGATCTCACCGAACATGTATAACTTTACTCAGCAGCAGCATGGTGTTGCTATGAGTAATCACTTCTCGACTGGTAATGCTACCCGTACCGGTATTTTTGGGATGTTTTATGGTATTCCAGGTACTTACTGGGATGCATTCCTGAGTAATAGTATTCCATCGCTATTTATTACCACGCTACAAAAAGAGAATTACAATCTGGGGGTATTTACCTCGGCTAAAGTGACCTTCCCGGAATTCGATCGCACAGTATTCGCTACGGTGAAAAACCTGCGTATCACCAGTAAGGGCGTAACCTCTCCAGAGCGTGATGCACAGCTCACTAAAGACTGGATAAGCTGGTATAAAGCGCGCGACACCAGCCGCCCAACCTTCAGCTTCCTGTTCTACGATGCGGCGCACTCTTATGAGTTCCCGGCGAACTTTACCAAGTTCAAGCCATTTGGCGACCTGAACTATATGACGCTGAAAAACGACACCGATCCGATGCCGTTATTCAATCGCTATAAAAACAGCGTGAACTATATCGACAGCGTTGTGCAGTCGGTATTTGATGAGCTGAAAGCGTCCGGCACCCTGGATAACACGCTGATTATCATGACCGGTGATCACGCCCAGGAGATGAACGATAACCACATGGGCTTCTGGGGCCATAACGGTAACTTTACCGATGCGCAGACTAAGGTGCCGTTTATCGTTATCGGTGCGGGCGACAACGCCGCCGCTCTGCAACAGAACGCCGACAAGCTGACCAGCCATGAAGATATCGTGCCGACTCTAATGAAGCATTATCTCAATGTCAGCAACGATACCCGCGACTACTCCACCGGCTACGACATGTTTACGCCGCTGCCAGAAAGACCATGGCTGTTAATGTCTAACTACAGCATGTGGGCCGTGAAAACGCCGGATAGCATCTATCAGGTTAACGGTGTGGGCGTGAGCCACTTTATGGATAAGCACAACCGCGATCGGGACGGGCAGCCAAACTTTAAATACGTCTACGATGCGATGGACGAAATGCGCCACTTCAACAAGCGCTAATCGTCCCCTGCGCTTCCGGCGACCTCGCCGGAAGCCAGATACAATAAAGGCCGGGTTATTACCCAGCCTTTTTCTTTTTAAGCGGCCGCTACGCGGTTACTTTTTTTTCCTGCCAGTCCGGTGCATCACATTAGATTCTTTGCCATCCTGCACGGCAATTTTCTGCTTGTTCGATGCCCACCTTTCCAAACTCAGTAACTGACGGGCTTGACGATTACTCTTCATCTTTCCTCCTGGGTTAACTGATGCAGTGGGTCCAGTCTGGTACAGAAAAATGATATGTGCAATGCGAAAAAGGCGCTTTTAGCCGTAATCTGACCAACATCATAAAAAGCCGGACTCTCGGTTTAATGCAAAAAAGGCTGGCCGGTGTCGGCGGAAATCTGTTGTACAAATAGCGCATTATAACGATGGCGGAAGGCATCAATCTCTTCCCGGTCTGGCTCCATCGCCCGCAGGAAACTCAGGATCTGGCGCAATTGACCATCGCTAATTGGCCCCGCCAGCCGTGCCCGCTTTAAGATGCGAAACCAGTTTTCCAGATGCTGCTCGCTGGGATTAACAATGACCACCTGCCAGATAAAAAGAGTATTAGCCGCGGTACGCAGCCGGTTCTCGTCTCCGGCGGCCAGATAGCGGACAAACTCTTCACCCGCCGTTTTACCCATCTGATTAATCAGCGACTCCACATAAACCGGCGGCGTAACCAGGCGGGAAGATAGCGCCCGCACAGCCCTGCGATTTTCGGAAGTTAGCACCCGAAACCCAACCACGAATACCGCCAGCAATGTAGCAAGCATCAACCAAATCATTGTGAACCCTCAAAAACATAGGCGGAGGCACATCATAAGGTTAAACCTCAGCCAGGAGAATACTGGCCCAGGAAACCGTCTGCACTGCAATGCGTTAGCAGCGGCAATACTCAGCCTTATTGATGCTGATATTTTCTTATCACGCCAACTCATTCAAATTTACTGAATGCTTGACTCTAAGTATTTCGCTATCTCCAGCGGTTCTTTGCCCATAGGATATGAATATCAAACAGCCCATTGAAACAAATTCTGATTACAGGTGCCCATATGTCTCGCATACTCGTTTTGAAATCCAGCATTCTTGGTAACTTCTCACAGTCCAGCAAGCTCGCCGATTATCTGACTGAGCAATGGCGTCAGGCTAACCCAGAAAGCCAGATTACCGTACGCGACCTGGCCGCTGAGCCTCTGCCGGTTCTGGATGGCGAAATTGTCGGTAGCTTTGGCAGCACCGAGAACCTGTCTGAACATCAAAAAGAGATGCGCGCTCTGTCCGACAGCCTGATAGCAGAGCTGAAAAGCCACGACACCATCGTTATTGCCGCGCCGATGTATAACTTCAACATCTCCACCCAGTTGAAAAACTACTTCGACCTGATTGCCCGTGCCGGTGAAACCTTCCGCTATACCGAAGCAGGCCCGGAAGGCCTGGTTACCGGTAAAAAAGCGCTGGTTATCAGCAGCCGCGGCGGTGTGCACGCCGGTGGCGCTAACGATATCGTGACGCCGTATCTGAAGGTCTTCCTGGGCTTTATCGGTATTACTGAAGTTGAATTTGTTCTGGCTGAAGGCCTGGCGATGGGCGACCACGCAGAACGCGCGGTATCCGATGCTAAAGCGGCCATCGATGCTTTGCTGCCAACCCGCGCAGCGGCCGCCGTTGCCAGCGAAGCAGAAAGCGTAAGCGCTCCCGTTCAGGCCGCCCGCGAAGCCGCTGCGGCACCAACCGGTTTCCTGCAAAAACTGCTGGCGAAACTGTTTGGCTAAACGCTTTAGCCTGGGCTTACACGCCCGGAGCCGCGTACCGTGGCTCCGGGCGTGGCCATGATTAGAACAGCCACAGGCCGATAATAAATATCGGGCAGCTAATCACCAGCGCGGTAATGCAATAACCCATAATGTCGCGTACGCCAAGCCCGGCAATCGCCAGCGCCGGCAGCGCCCAGAACGGCTGGGCCATATTCATCCACTGCTCGCCGTAAGCAATAGCCATAGTCGCTTTACCCAAATCTACCCCCAATGCCTGCGCCGCCGGTAAGACAAACGGCCCCTGAATGACCCAATGTCCACCCCCGGAAGGCACCGCAAAGTTAATAACCGCCGAGCTGAAAAAGGTCATAAGCGGGAAGGTGTCTTTATTGGCGATATCAATAAACCAGCGGGTGAGCATGGCACCAAAACCGGAGTGCTCCATCATCAGCTGAATACCGGCGTAAAACGGAAACTGCACCAGAATGCCTGCGGTACTGCGGGCTGCCGCCGTCACTGCCCGCATATAAGCCATCGGCGACTTGTGCAAGATCAGACCTAAAATTAAGAACAGCATATTCACGGTATTTATCGTGATATTGAGGCCATTATTAACGAAATACCAGGCAAGATAGCTCAATCCGAGCAGGCTGATAATTGCCGTCAAAATCCAGCTTTCTTCCAGCCGTTCTGCCGGTGACGATTCGCGGTTAATCGGTTTTTGGAAGCTTTCTTCTTCTAGCAGCAACTTAGAATCTACTGGCGTAACTCTGCCCGCAGGCGGAGTCATCCAACGGGTCACCCACGGCAGCACAACGATCAGCGCGCCGGTAATAAACAGGTTATAGCCGGTAAAAATAGTTTCTGTAACCGGAATAAGTCCGGCGACTTTCTCCACCGGATTGCCCGGCGTCGCCGCCAGCAGCGGCATAGAACCCGAGAAGCCACCGCCCCAGCTCATAAAGCCAATGTAGGCACAGGCAATCAACAGCGGGTAATCGCATCCCGGTATCCGGCGCGCCACCTCGCGGGCAAACATCGCCCCTACCACCAGCCCAAATCCCCAGTTAATTACGCAGGCTACCAGGCCAAAAAACGTCACCAGCATGACTCCCTGAGCCGGGGTTTTCGCGCATGAGGCGACGGCGGTCAGCAGCTTGCGAACCGGTGGCGATGTCGCCAGGGCGTGGCCCGTGACGACGATAAGCGCCATCTGCATACCGAAGGCCAGCAGGTTCCAGAACCCATCCCCCCACATCTGCACCATATCCAGCGGAGTGTGAGGCGTGGCCAGGCAGCCGATGGCAAACATCGCCAGGGTCAGCAACATGGCAAAAATCAGCGGATCGGGTAGAAAGCGGTTCACCATAGCGCTCGCCAGGCGAGAAAGTCGTCCTATCATAACGTCCCCATCTTGCAATAAAGAAAGCGTATCCCACCGCGATAAAACAGCGGGAGTCGGGTCTTTGCCCGTGACTTTTCAGGTTGTTTTGGCACCGACAGGGGCGAAATAACCAGACCCGGCCGAAAGAGTTGTGCGCCGTCGCTGGCAAAACCCGCCTTCCGGGAGCCTGGCAGGGGGCTTAATAATAGTAAGTGATTGCAATTTATGAGGTTGACGAAGTTAACAGAATGTAAAATTTAACGACGAAAGCGAATTTTATCCGCAGAATAAGCGAAGACATAGAATGGAAACTGCCAGCCGGGCGTTCCGGCTGGCATTCAGGAAGGATTTACTGCGGTTTAGCGTGGCGCCACTCCTGTACTTGCGCCGGAGTAATCGTTTCTGGCAATCCGCCCCAGGTTGCACGCAGGTAGTTAACCAAATCGGCCATCTGCGCATCGTCCAGCCTGTCGGCAAAACCAGGCATGCTTTGCATCGCTTCGTTGCCAGGGAAGTTTTGCGCCGGCAGGCCATCCAAAACTGAAACTATCAGGTTGCGGCTATCCGGCTGGCTCAACGTTGCATTACCCACCATGGATATCGCAACGTGGGGTTTGCCCTGCCCTTCGCGGCCATGGCAAGCGGAGCACTGATCGAGATAAACCTGGTATCCGCTGGCGTTGCCTTTGCCGGTTGGTAGCACTTTAGCCGCCGGAGGGTTATCGCCCAGCAGATAGCTCACCATCGCCCGGTTATCATCGGCGGTGAGATGGCGGGTACTTAAATCAATAACCTTATGCATCTCATCAAACGCGGAACCCTGAGCCGCGATACCGTGGCTTAAGAAGCGGGCCAGAGAGTCTGACGTCCAGCCGCGCGCAGCAAGGCCATTGGGAGTGATATCCGGTGCGGCAATCCGCCCCAGGTTTCCCCCCTGCAAACCGGCATCGGTTTTTAACTGACCAAATATCCCGCGCGGCGTGTGGCACTCTCCACAATGCCCCAAGACATCAACCAGATAGCGCCCTTGCAGCCAGCTTGCGGACTCTCCCTGTGAAGTTGCTGGCAGCGGCTGGCTGCTATTAAACAGCAAGTTCCAGCCAATCATCAGCATCCGCTGGTTAAACGGAAAACTCATTTCATTAGCCGGAGGGCTAACCTCAACCGCCGGGCGCGTCATCAGATAATCGTACATAGCGTCAGCATCATCACGACTAATGCTTTTATACGAGGTGTAAGGCATTGCCGGGTAGATATGACGCCCGCCCGGCGCTACGCCAGTGGTCAGCGCACGATAAAATTCATCCCGGGTCCAGCGCCCGATACCATGATCCGCCGAGGGGGTCAGGTTACTGCCGTAAATTTTGCCAAACGGCGTATCCAGCCCATAGCCTCCGGCCAGGGGTGCTCCTCCCGGTGCGGTATGGCAGGCGCTGCAATCCGCTGCCTGCACCAGATAGCGACCGTGCGCGACGCGTTCAGCGCTGGCAGTCACTTTCTGTAAAGGGCCGCTGGCGGTGCGCTGTTCTCGCCACCACAAGATGGCAATGATGACCACCAGAATCAGCACGATTGCGCCAATTATGCGCTTTTTCATGCATTTTCCTCCCTGATAAGACCCGGTGTTTTAAGCACCACATCCCGCACCGCTTCGTAATAGCGCACATAGCCGGTACAGCGACAAATATGGTCGTTCAGAGCCTGTTCAATCGCCCCTTCCAGCTCGCTGCGGGCAATAGGCTGGCGCTTGAGGCGCTCGACAAACAGAGTGGCGGCATTAACAAAACCCGGCGTGCAATAACCACACTGAAAACTGTAGTGTTCCAGGAAGGCCTGCTGAATGGGCGACAGACTTTCAACTTCGCCTTCGGCGTTGCGGGTAGCGTGCCCCTCCACCGTGCGAACCGTTTTACCGTTAAAGAAGTGAGCCCCGGTAATGCAGGTACGCACCTCTTCACTGGTGCCATCCGGTTTATCGAGAATCAGTACGCAGGCGTGGCAAATCCCCTGACCACAGCCCAGCCGCGAACCGGTCAGATTAAGATATTCATGCAAGAAATCGATCATCATAAGACCCTGAGGGATCTCGATAGGGCCGTATTTCTGACCATTGACCGTCATGGTGACGGGTTGAGTGACGATGCTCATTGCAATACCTCGCGAATCTGTTCGGCGCGAACCGGTAAATCCCGGAACCGGTGGCCGGTAGCGGCTGCGATGGCATTAACCAGCGCGGCAACCACCGGAATCATAACGACTTCCGCCATACCTTTCGGCGGATCTGTTTCGGAAAGAGCGGGCAGAATATCGCTGCTCTGCTGCCAGACCGCTACGTCGCTAGCGCGCGGCAGCCGGTAGCGGTTGAAGTTCCAGGTACCATTGCCTGGCCCGTCTTCGTATAGCGGCAGATATTCGTGCAATGCGTGGCCGATACCCATGGCCAGGCCGCCCTGAACCTGGCCGGAAACCAGCTCAGGCACGATAAGATTCCCGCATTCAATAATGGAATGATGGTTAAGCAGCGTTACATCCCCGGTTGCCTTATCTACGGCAACTTCGGCCAGGGTCCCCATGGCGCTGTAGTAAGTCACCGCCGCGTTGTTACGTTGCATGGGTGGATACCACACCTGGCGGCGCAGCACCGGTTGATAGTCGCCTTCGCCATGACGCAGCGCCAGGCCATCCAGCGGCAATCGCCGCTCGCTATCGCCCAGTGGATAACTCGCCTCGGCCCATTGCCAGCGGTTAAACACATGCACAGTCGCGCCGGTCACTCCGCCCATCTGGTGAACTTTTTTAGCCAGGATATCCAGCGGAATCACCTGCATACCGGCGGCTGTCAGGCCGCCTTCT
This genomic interval from Salmonella enterica subsp. enterica serovar Choleraesuis contains the following:
- a CDS encoding choline-sulfatase — protein: MATAFSVLAVLSNFFVLYLILYLICSPLVFINKIVRNIIVSILFGFSQILLYVDTVVFEQYRFHINQSVLTLVLSGQVVDFSLATYGLVALIFAVAFAVEMFFLTMIDRKISASSGKKIIVGSSIFTVIALLITNIGYMISFYYSYSPIMSVREYVPLYYPLTSKAIMGFFDKDGGKNRVKTISDYSKHLDYPLKNLVINPNTQKPKNIMFLVVDSWRYDTFTKEISPNMYNFTQQQHGVAMSNHFSTGNATRTGIFGMFYGIPGTYWDAFLSNSIPSLFITTLQKENYNLGVFTSAKVTFPEFDRTVFATVKNLRITSKGVTSPERDAQLTKDWISWYKARDTSRPTFSFLFYDAAHSYEFPANFTKFKPFGDLNYMTLKNDTDPMPLFNRYKNSVNYIDSVVQSVFDELKASGTLDNTLIIMTGDHAQEMNDNHMGFWGHNGNFTDAQTKVPFIVIGAGDNAAALQQNADKLTSHEDIVPTLMKHYLNVSNDTRDYSTGYDMFTPLPERPWLLMSNYSMWAVKTPDSIYQVNGVGVSHFMDKHNRDRDGQPNFKYVYDAMDEMRHFNKR
- the azoR gene encoding FMN-dependent NADH-azoreductase, which encodes MSRILVLKSSILGNFSQSSKLADYLTEQWRQANPESQITVRDLAAEPLPVLDGEIVGSFGSTENLSEHQKEMRALSDSLIAELKSHDTIVIAAPMYNFNISTQLKNYFDLIARAGETFRYTEAGPEGLVTGKKALVISSRGGVHAGGANDIVTPYLKVFLGFIGITEVEFVLAEGLAMGDHAERAVSDAKAAIDALLPTRAAAAVASEAESVSAPVQAAREAAAAPTGFLQKLLAKLFG
- the atoE gene encoding short-chain fatty acids transporter; this encodes MIGRLSRLASAMVNRFLPDPLIFAMLLTLAMFAIGCLATPHTPLDMVQMWGDGFWNLLAFGMQMALIVVTGHALATSPPVRKLLTAVASCAKTPAQGVMLVTFFGLVACVINWGFGLVVGAMFAREVARRIPGCDYPLLIACAYIGFMSWGGGFSGSMPLLAATPGNPVEKVAGLIPVTETIFTGYNLFITGALIVVLPWVTRWMTPPAGRVTPVDSKLLLEEESFQKPINRESSPAERLEESWILTAIISLLGLSYLAWYFVNNGLNITINTVNMLFLILGLILHKSPMAYMRAVTAAARSTAGILVQFPFYAGIQLMMEHSGFGAMLTRWFIDIANKDTFPLMTFFSSAVINFAVPSGGGHWVIQGPFVLPAAQALGVDLGKATMAIAYGEQWMNMAQPFWALPALAIAGLGVRDIMGYCITALVISCPIFIIGLWLF
- a CDS encoding cytochrome c; its protein translation is MKKRIIGAIVLILVVIIAILWWREQRTASGPLQKVTASAERVAHGRYLVQAADCSACHTAPGGAPLAGGYGLDTPFGKIYGSNLTPSADHGIGRWTRDEFYRALTTGVAPGGRHIYPAMPYTSYKSISRDDADAMYDYLMTRPAVEVSPPANEMSFPFNQRMLMIGWNLLFNSSQPLPATSQGESASWLQGRYLVDVLGHCGECHTPRGIFGQLKTDAGLQGGNLGRIAAPDITPNGLAARGWTSDSLARFLSHGIAAQGSAFDEMHKVIDLSTRHLTADDNRAMVSYLLGDNPPAAKVLPTGKGNASGYQVYLDQCSACHGREGQGKPHVAISMVGNATLSQPDSRNLIVSVLDGLPAQNFPGNEAMQSMPGFADRLDDAQMADLVNYLRATWGGLPETITPAQVQEWRHAKPQ